Proteins encoded by one window of Salvia splendens isolate huo1 chromosome 7, SspV2, whole genome shotgun sequence:
- the LOC121810266 gene encoding ankyrin repeat-containing protein ITN1-like, protein MVSEAVEKKLYDAASKGDVTTLVKLVEEDPYLVHGVPYPCSRNILPIATIHGQTPIVEQVLKLNPRLARISDTQKTSPLHIAAEEGHINICQKLLSVAPEACWWRDGHDMNPLHIAAMKGHVEIIEFLLQESPLPAMERLRCGGTMLHLCVKHGQLVVLKVLVERLGELVDAVDENGETILHLAVRSNQLETIKYLVESKKIKRLTKNSMSKTPLEILDENPPSTSSRYSEIRRILSSVKDPSSSNSVYPQLTDAIMVVAVLIATVAFQTTVNPPGGVYQDDMLPHKAGDAIMAHTHPTIFNYLMTSNTIAFIASLITIFLMVTGLPLVYNSFYVIAMFAGALSMSSIAWSYGASKMAITPNTEGKPLDTTDATIYMVFICVMCAVIIPCTKVKRLYFYWKAKPQRKEGLTSGAWGQRVLYRIFRCLEGCGCLRRNR, encoded by the exons ATGGTGAGTGAAGCAGTAGAAAAGAAACTCTATGATGCTGCATCAAAAGGGGATGTCACCACACTTGTAAAACTAGTTGAAGAAGATCCATATCTTGTTCATGGAGTCCCATATCCATGTTCAAGAAATATTCTACCCATAGCAACGATTCACGGACAAACACCGATTGTTGAACAAGTGTTGAAGCTTAATCCGAGGCTAGCGCGGATTTCAGACACCCAAAAAACATCGCCTCTTCACATTGCAGCAGAGGAAGGGCACATCAACATCTGCCAAAAGTTGTTATCAGTAGCCCCCGAGGCTTGCTGGTGGAGAGACGGTCATGATATGAACCCGCTTCATATTGCAGCCATGAAAGGTCATGTTGAGATTATAGAATTTCTCCTTCAAGAGAGTCCTTTGCCTGCTATGGAGAGACTGCGTTGCGGAGGGACTATGTTGCACCTGTGCGTGAAACACGGTCAGCTTGTGGTGTTGAAGGTTTTGGTGGAGAGGCTGGGAGAGCTTGTGGATGCAGTTGATGAGAATGGAGAGACGATATTGCATTTGGCTGTAAGGTCTAATCAACTTGAG ACTATAAAATATTTAGTGGAAAGCAAGAAAATAAAGAGGCTAACAAAGAATTCAATGAGCAAAACACCACTTGAAATCTTGGATGAGAACCCTCCAAGCACAAGTAGTAGGTATTCGGAAATCAGAAGAATTTTGTCAAGTGTAAAAGATCCATCAAGTTCGAATAGTGTGTATCCCCAGTTGACCGACGCCATAATGGTGGTGGCAGTCCTGATAGCAACGGTGGCATTCCAAACCACGGTCAACCCACCTGGCGGCGTGTATCAGGATGACATGTTACCACACAAGGCCGGAGATGCCATAATGGCGCATACTCATCCCACAATATTCAATTATTTGATGACATCTAACACCATAGCATTCATTGCATCCCTCATCACTATTTTCCTGATGGTCACTGGGTTGCCATTGGTGTACAACTCTTTCTATGTTATCGCCATGTTTGCTGGGGCGTTGTCAATGAGTTCTATTGCATGGAGCTATGGAGCATCAAAAATGGCGATCACTCCCAACACCGAAGGAAAACCACTTGACACTACTGATGCCACAATATACATGGTGTTTATTTGTGTCATGTGTGCAGTCATAATTCCGTGTACCAAGGTAAAAAGGTTGTACTTCTACTGGAAGGCAAAGCCACAGCGTAAGGAAGGTCTTACATCCGGTGCTTGGGGCCAACGTGTCCTCTATCGGATTTTCCGATGTTTGGAGGGCTGTGGATGTCTGAGACGCAATCGTTGA
- the LOC121741623 gene encoding uncharacterized protein LOC121741623: MGKTALQILNESPPRTTTAATYSTMRNQLTNLMNESFFEVLPKMTDVTMVVVVLIATMAFQGGLSPPGGVWLEDTPSHRAGEAVLASTHPAKYRRMVHANTTAFVSSIITILLVTTGLPTKHFFFMASAMYAMWVAVTAISISYRVALLAITSDSKGNLVAVTVGTVATNVFGVLSAYVVVRKLHLSWKRKKWVQHDLATDNFI; the protein is encoded by the coding sequence ATGGGCAAAACAGCCCTCCAAATCTTGAACGAGAGTCCTCCAAGAACTACCACCGCCGCCACATACTCAACGATGAGAAATCAATTAACAAATTTGATGAACGAGTCATTCTTCGAAGTCCTTCCGAAGATGACGGATGTGACAATGGTAGTGGTGGTCCTGATCGCCACCATGGCCTTCCAGGGCGGGCTCAGCCCCCCGGGAGGTGTGTGGCTAGAAGACACGCCGTCCCACAGGGCAGGCGAGGCAGTGCTGGCATCCACCCATCCCGCGAAATACAGACGCATGGTGCACGCCAACACCACGGCCTTTGTGTCTTCCATCATCACCATCCTCCTCGTCACCACGGGGCTCCCAACCAAGCACTTCTTTTTCATGGCGTCCGCCATGTACGCCATGTGGGTAGCCGTCACGGCTATCTCCATCAGCTACAGGGTGGCGCTGTTGGCGATCACTTCGGACAGCAAGGGGAATCTCGTGGCTGTGACAGTCGGGACGGTGGCCACGAACGTGTTTGGTGTGTTGTCGGCGTACGTTGTTGTGAGGAAGTTGCATCTGTcgtggaagaggaagaagtgGGTGCAGCACGATCTTGCAACtgataattttatataa
- the LOC121741175 gene encoding protein BIG GRAIN 1-like B — MQKSHRNTPSFSSSLLDEICRSIDHKPDPQTASLSRVEKWIENDRTLFRRRPRCDNTVFPDTDPSIFTAANCPRPIRTDRYLFHEERNIASTENLVKSKSRAMRIYANLKKMKQPISPGARITTFLSSIFNRNKSKRGDRSHPAAPPLESPVNTKFAAGIQINNDLTRASDRRPPLPPNAFQNGARRKYTFHESRYERDEEESDGDAISESSSDLFELDHSSLFGIRDRFREELPVYETTFFHQNRPLFR; from the coding sequence ATGCAGAAATCCCATCGCAACACTCCttcattctcctcctctctcctCGACGAAATCTGCCGCTCCATCGACCACAAACCAGACCCCCAAACGGCATCGCTTTCTAGAGTCGAGAAATGGATCGAAAACGACAGAACACTATTCCGCCGCCGCCCCCGATGCGACAATACCGTCTTCCCCGACACTGACCCCTCCATCTTCACCGCCGCCAACTGCCCTAGACCGATCCGCACCGATCGCTATCTCTTCCACGAGGAGAGGAACATAGCATCCACAGAGAATCTGGTCAAATCCAAATCCAGGGCGATGAGAATCTACGCGaatttgaagaagatgaagcagCCTATCTCTCCCGGAGCGCGCATCACCACCTTCCTCAGCTCCATCTTTAATCGGAACAAGTCCAAAAGAGGCGATCGGAGCCATCCCGCAGCGCCGCCGCTGGAATCGCCGGTGAACACGAAGTTTGCCGCTGGGATTCAAATAAATAATGACCTTACACGTGCGAGCGACCGGAGGCCCCCGTTGCCGCCAAATGCATTTCAAAATGGAGCTCGTAGGAAGTATACTTTTCATGAATCGCGTTACGAGAGAGACGAAGAGGAGAGTGACGGTGATGCCATTAGTGAGTCGAGCTCGGATTTGTTCGAGCTCGACCACTCGTCTTTGTTTGGAATTAGGGATAGGTTTCGTGAAGAGCTACCGGTGTATGAAACTACCTTTTTCCATCAAAATCGCCCACTATTTCGATAA
- the LOC121811666 gene encoding omega-amidase, chloroplastic-like yields the protein MRGVLGLSSSLTFLTRQSSVRTATSHLLHRRFYRTPTQSASPTRTTVTSSVSISSMAASFYPEKARVPPALLAPTPPITKFKIGICQLSVTADKERNILHARTAIEEAAEKGAKLVLLPEIWNSPYSNDSFPVYAEDIDAGFDASPSTAMLSEIARRLNITLIGGSIPERCGDKLYNTCCVYGPDGKLKAKHRKIHLFDIDIPGKITFKESNTLTAGETPTVVDTEVGRIGIGICYDIRFQELAMLYSARGAQLICYPGAFNMTTGPLHWELLQRARAVDNQLYIATCSPARDAAAGYIAWGHSTLIGPFGEVLATTEHDEAIIISEIDYSQVDLRRTNLPLEKQRRGDLYQLVDVGRLG from the exons ATGAGAGGAGTATTGGGTTTGTCATCAAGTCTCACTTTTCTCACTCGTCAATCCTCTGTACGCACTGCGACCTCCCATCTTCTCCATCGTCGATTTTACCGTACTCCTACTCAAAGCGCAAGTCCAACTCGCACAACAGTCACATCGTCGGTCTCAATCTCATCCATGGCCGCCTCTTTCTACCCAGAGAAGGCTAGAGTGCCCCCAGCTCTGCTGGCGCCCACTCCTCCCATCACCAAG TTTAAGATTGGTATATGTCAGTTAAGTGTGACTGCTGATAAAGAGAGAAACATTCTGCATGCGCGGACTGCAATAGAGGAGGCTGCTGAAAAGGGGGCAAAGCTTGTTCTGTTGCCC GAAATATGGAACAGCCCATATTCAAATGATAGCTTTCCAGTGTATGCTGAGGATATTGATGCTGGCTTTGATGCATCTCCATCAACAGCAATGTTATCTGAAATTGCTCGCCGTCTTAACATCACGCTAATTGGAGGTTCAATACCTGAACGGTGCGGAGATAAGTTGTACAACACCTGTTGTGTCTATGGCCCTGACGGAAAGCTGAAAGCTAAGCACCGTAAG ATACACCTTTTCGATATTGACATTCCTGGAAAGATTACCTTCAAGGAATCGAACACTCTTACTGCTGGGGAGACTCCCACCGTAGTGGACACGG AGGTTGGTCGAATCGGAATTGGTATCTGCTACGACATTAGATTTCAAGAACTAGCAATGCTCTATTCTGCAAGAG GTGCTCAATTGATTTGCTATCCGGGAGCATTCAACATGACCACGGGTCCCCTGCATTGGGAGCTATTGCAAAGGGCAAG GGCTGTCGACAACCAG TTATACATAGCAACTTGTTCACCTGCTCGAGATGCTGCTGCTGGGTACATTGCGTGGGGCCATTCTACACTGATCGGGCCG TTTGGTGAAGTTCTGGCCACAACGGAACATGATGAGGCGATAATCATCTCAGAAATCGATTATTCTCAAGTTGATCTTCGGAG AACGAACCTACCGCTTGAGAAGCAAAGACGGGGCGACCTCTACCAGCTGGTGGATGTCGGGAGGTTGGGATGA
- the LOC121811173 gene encoding ankyrin repeat-containing protein At2g01680-like, translating into MASERRVHDATTKGDLASLRQVFQQDPYLVEATSFPFSRTLLHIAITHGHITIVDEVLEINPRLARILDSQKLSPLHIAVEEGNVEIVKRLVLVAPETCWWRDSHDMNPIHAAAMAGRVEILDELIQVDPSPGLERLRRGQTVLHLCVKHGQLSALKVLVERLGELVCAKDDDGETLLHLGVRCNQLEMIRYLVRTTKLDKETTNAMGKTALDILKESPRDDITYGEMKRSLSSLSDHSTLLGILPKMTDITMVVVVLIATMAFQAAISPPGGVWQDNTSSHRAGQAVMASTHPKMYRHFVNANTTAFVSALVTIMLITTGLPLEQFFFLVVATTAMWLSLTSLGVGYGASLIMTTPNEEQSLGYIVASVVSVFFFFVMLLLLYLSINGLRSSLRRRSTEGSL; encoded by the exons ATGGCTTCAGAAAGAAGAGTACACGATGCTACAACAAAGGGCGATTTAGCATCACTAAGACAAGTGTTCCAACAGGATCCATATCTCGTGGAAGCAACTTCATTCCCATTTTCAAGAACTCTGTTACACATAGCCATCACTCATGGGCACATCACCATAGTTGATGAGGTGCTTGAGATCAATCCGAGGCTAGCTCGAATCCTAGACTCCCAAAAACTGTCGCCTCTCCACATCGCGGTAGAGGAAGGGAATGTGGAGATTGTAAAGAGATTGGTGTTGGTGGCGCCCGAGACGTGCTGGTGGCGAGACAGTCATGATATGAACCCGATTCATGCTGCGGCCATGGCTGGGCGTGTGGAGATCTTGGATGAGCTGATCCAAGTGGATCCGTCTCCGGGTTTGGAGAGGCTGCGTCGCGGGCAGACCGTGCTGCATTTGTGTGTGAAGCACGGTCAGCTTAGTGCGTTGAAGGTGTTGGTGGAGAGGCTGGGGGAGCTTGTGTGTGCCAAGGATGATGATGGAGAGACACTTCTGCATTTGGGTGTTAGGTGCAATCAGCTTGAG ATGATAAGATACTTGGTGCGAACCACTAAACTAGACAAGGAGACAACAAATGCAATGGGCAAAACAGCATTGGATATCTTGAAAGAGAGCCCTAGAGATGACATCACCTATGGAGAAATGAAAAGAAGCTTGAGCAGTTTATCAGATCACTCAACACTGCTGGGAATCCTCCCAAAGATGACCGACATCACAATGGTGGTGGTGGTCCTGATCGCCACCATGGCCTTCCAGGCGGCGATCAGCCCCCCGGGTGGGGTGTGGCAGGACAACACGTCATCCCACAGAGCGGGGCAAGCTGTGATGGCATCTACTCATCCCAAAATGTATAGGCACTTTGTGAATGCCAACACCACGGCTTTCGTGTCGGCTCTGGTGACGATCATGCTGATCACGACAGGGCTGCCGCTGGAGCAGTTCTTTTTCCTGGTGGTGGCGACGACGGCGATGTGGCTGTCGCTGACGTCGCTTGGGGTGGGGTACGGGGCGTCCCTGATCATGACCACGCCCAATGAAGAGCAGTCGCTTGGGTATATTGTTGCCTCGGTCGTCtctgttttcttcttctttgttaTGTTGTTACTGCTCTACCTTTCTATCAATGGATTGCGTTCATCCTTGAGGAGGAGATCAACCGAGGGATCGCTGTGA